From Nicotiana tabacum cultivar K326 chromosome 22, ASM71507v2, whole genome shotgun sequence, one genomic window encodes:
- the LOC107818988 gene encoding protein TRANSPORT INHIBITOR RESPONSE 1 — protein MAYSFPEEVLEHVFSFLSSDQDRNSVSLVCKSWYEIERWCRRRIFVGNCYAVSPSLMIRRFPEVRSVELKGKPHFADFNLVPEGWGAYVHPWIVAMSRSYPWLEEIRLKRMVITDESLELISKSFKNFKVLVLSSCDGFTTDGLASIAANCRNIRELDLGESEVEDLSGHWLSHFPDSCTSLVSLNIACLASEISFLALERLVARSPNLRTLRINRAVPLEKLPNLLRHASQLIEFGTGAYSADVRSDVFSNLTEAFSGCKQLKGLSGFWDVVPAYLPAIYPVCSRLTSLNLSYATSQNPDLGKLISQCHNLQRLWVLDYIEDIGLEELAANCKDLQELRVFPSDPFAPEPNATLTEQGLVAVSDGCPKLQSVLYFCRQMTNAALVTIARNRPNMIRFRLCIIEPRSPDYLTLGPLDTGFGAIVENCKELRRLSLSGLLTDRVFEYIGTHAKKLEMLSIAFAGDSDLGLHHVLSGCESLRKLEIRDCPFGDKALLANAAKLETMRSLWMSSCSVSFGACKLLAQKIPRLNVEVIDERGPPDTRPESCPVEKLYIYRTVAGPRFDTPGFVWRMDEDTAVRLS, from the exons ATGGCGTACTCATTCCCGGAAGAAGTTTTAGAACACGTGTTCTCCTTCCTCAGCTCCGACCAGGACCGGAACTCCGTATCCTTAGTCTGCAAATCATGGTACGAGATCGAACGCTGGTGTCGGAGGAGAATCTTCGTCGGAAACTGCTACGCCGTGAGCCCTAGCCTCATGATCCGACGGTTCCCAGAAGTCAGATCTGTAGAGTTAAAAGGAAAACCTCATTTTGCTGACTTCAATCTGGTCCCTGAAGGTTGGGGTGCTTACGTGCACCCTTGGATTGTGGCTATGTCTAGGTCTTACCCTTGGCTTGAGGAAATTAGGCTTAAGCGTATGGTAATTACGGATGAGTCCTTGGAGTTGATTTCTAAGTCGTTTAAGAACTTCAAGGTGCTAGTTTTGTCTTCTTGCGATGGTTTTACTACTGATGGTCTTGCTTCTATTGCCGCTAATTGCAG GAATATTAGAGAACTGGACTTGGGAGAGAGTGAAGTGGAGGACCTTAGTGGACATTGGCTTAGCCATTTTCCTGATAGCTGCACATCACTTGTTTCACTTAACATTGCCTGTTTGGCTTCTGAGATCAGTTTCTTAGCTTTGGAGCGTTTGGTTGCCCGCTCTCCTAATTTGAGGACTCTTCGGATAAATCGTGCTGTACCCCTTGAGAAGCTTCCGAATCTGCTTCGCCACGCTTCTCAGTTGATTGAATTTGGTACAGGCGCCTACTCCGCTGATGTACGGTCTGATGTCTTCTCAAACCTGACAGAAGCTTTTTCAGGCTGCAAGCAACTTAAAGGCTTGTCTGGGTTTTGGGATGTTGTTCCGGCTTACCTTCCAGCTATATATCCTGTTTGCTCCAGACTCACCTCTTTAAATTTGAGCTATGCTACCAGTCAAAACCCTGACCTTGGCAAGCTCATAAGTCAGTGTCACAACTTGCAGCGGTTGTGG GTGCTAGACTACATTGAAGATATTGGTCTTGAGGAACTTGCTGCCAATTGTAAGGACCTTCAAGAGCTGAGGGTGTTTCCTTCTGATCCTTTTGCTCCTGAACCAAATGCAACCTTGACGGAGCAAGGCCTTGTAGCTGTCTCAGATGGCTGCCCAAAGCTCCAGTCTGTTTTATACTTCTGCCGTCAAATGACAAATGCAGCTTTAGTTACTATTGCTAGGAATCGTCCTAACATGATTCGTTTTCGCTTGTGTATTATTGAGCCTCGAAGTCCCGATTACTTAACTCTTGGGCCGCTTGATACTGGTTTTGGGGCCATTGTGGAGAACTGTAAAGAATTGCGGCGACTTTCACTTTCTGGCCTCCTTACTGATCGTGTCTTTGAGTACATAGGGACCCATGCTAAAAAGTTAGAGATGCTTTCCATAGCTTTTGCTGGGGACAGCGATTTGGGACTCCACCATGTACTCTCTGGCTGTGAAAGCCTCCGGAAGTTGGAGATCAGAGATTGTCCCTTTGGAGACAAGGCTCTCTTGGCCAATGCTGCAAAGCTTGAGACAATGCGATCCCTTTGGATGTCTTCTTGTTCAGTAAGTTTTGGAGCATGTAAGCTGCTAGCTCAAAAGATTCCTAGGCTTAATGTTGAAGTCATAGATGAGAGGGGTCCTCCAGATACAAGGCCAGAAAGCTGCCCTGTAGAAAAACTTTACATATATCGAACAGTGGCTGGACCGAGGTTTGACACGCCTGGTTTTGTTTGGAGAATGGATGAAGATACAGCAGTGAGATTGTCTTGA